The DNA sequence AGGTATAGTTGCATGGATTCCACCCTCCTTCTAGTTCCCGCGCGGCTCGTTTGGCGGCAGACCTTTACTAGTGTCCATCACCCCGTGCTCCGTCAACTCCCACACACCACCGCGCCTCATGAAGACAAAGCCTCTTTCCGCTTCCCAGGCCATATACTCCGGCTGCGCAGGGTGAGCCCTAGCATAGTACAGCTTGCTCTGCTCTAAGGCCACGACAGTCGCAGTGCCTTGACGAACCCGGGAGCTGATGAGGACGAGGTGGGTTTCGCTGCGACTGTAAGATTCCCCTCTCTGGCGGAGCGCTTCGCGCCGCTCTGCAAGTTCCACGATTAGGGCTTGCTCGCGTTTGTGGAGTTCTGGCGACTCGCGCGCGAAATCGTTATTAAGCGCCGCAGGGGGCCCGCCGTCAGTGCCTACTAAAGCCTGCGTGCGCCTTTCCATGACTGAATCCGCTAATGCCAGCATATTAACTTCCTCTGCCTGGGTAAGTTGCCGCGACACGACGACAGGTAAGCTAAACATGGCAATTAGCATGACTATCACGAGCACTAGTCCGACAATTAGCAGCGCTGCGTGGCTTCTATTCGCTTTCCTCGCGCCCTGTGACAAATGGCCTGTCGTGCTGTCGCCGAGAAATCGACGAGCTAGCATCCAGGCAACCACTGCGCTACTAGCATAAGAAAGCAGCATAACGACTGCCCCAGGCATGCCCTTAGTCTCGCCAAGCACTGCGGGCAGGACTGCCCCGCCAAGCAGCGCACTGCAGCCGATAAACCCTACGCTAATGAGCCCACGCAAGCGGGGCAGCGCCAGCAGTTCATCATCATGTTCAGTTCTGTGCCCGCAAACCACTTCTGCGCCCAAGTGTATAAGCCAAGGCAGAGTCCCGCTAGGAGCAAGTACAAAACGTAGGGGTGGACAACCACGAAACTCCACACGCTGTTGGCGAAAACCAACTCAATGACATTCATGTCCACATGGACGATGGAGTTGACGGCGACAACAGCAGGAAAGTCTATCAGCCAAAGGGGTACGGTGAGATAGTTCGCTGCGTCGCTGAACAAGTCACTGAAGTGCCAAAACAGCCCTTGCCCATGCGATATGAGGCCTGTCGTCTGCCACTGCGTGGCGTTCACATGCACTAATGCATACATACCAAAGGGGAAAAAGAGAATAACGAGCGCCAAGAAAGCTGCGCCTAGCATCTTGCCGCTCACGGTTGAAGCAAGCAGAGTGACACACAGCACGAAAGTCAATACCAACACCGAATGCACAGCCCAGCTCCAGATTGCGCCCACGCCAAAGGGGAAGTTAACCCCCTGATTGGTCCTCAAGAGAAGCGTCATAAGTAGGGCATTAGCGATGAAGGGCAGGCTAATCTGAAGCAGAGACACCACTGCTTTGCTACTGAGAATGTCGCGCCTCGAATAGGGCATGCCAAGGAGCACAGACAATGTCCCTTTATCCCGCTCGAGACCCATCGAGACGACGCCCATCATTATCGCAAATAGAACCATTGCCGCGCCGTGAAAGCCCGAACTACTCTCTAACAGCCTGTGGGACGCGCGAAGGCCACCAAGCCAAGCTCCTTCCGCCGCCCGGTAGCTCACAATGTTATAGGCAAGCGTCAACGTACTGGCAAACGTAATGAAAGAAGCGAATACCAGAAATAGCGACCGAGTCATCCGCCAGTCTTTCCGGAGCAAAGCTCTACTGGGCAACATCTTACTTAAAGGCATATCCTTCGCCTCCCATCCGCGCGATAAAGATATCTTCTAGGGGCATCTCAATAAACTCCAGTGCCAGCGGCTTAGCGGCGGCGAAATAGCTAGCAAGCGAGTCCCGCTCTCCTTGCGCCACAACAGTGTAGATACGTCCGTGTTGTCTTACGCTCTGCATCCACTCTTGCCGCCAGAAATCGTCGGTCGGTGGTTCAGCTAGCACAACCTGTACCGTAAATACCTGTCTCTTTAAGTCCTCAATCCTAGCCACATCCAAGAGCTTGCCTTGGTGGAGGACGCCTACGTAGTCGCAAATCCGCTCTAAGTCGCTTAGCTGATGTGAAGAGATAAGCACAGTGGTGCCGTGTTGCGCTACTTCGTCCATCAGCAGCGCGAGAAACTGCCTGCGCATAACGGGGTCTAACCCGGCTGTCGGTTCGTCAAGCAAGAGGAGCTTTGGGACATACGACAACGCAAGCACTACGCCTAGCTGTGTGCGTTGCCCGCGTGACAAATGCTTGACCTTAGCTCGCATCGATAACCCGAACCCCATGCAGAG is a window from the Selenomonadales bacterium genome containing:
- a CDS encoding ABC transporter permease subunit; the protein is MPLSKMLPSRALLRKDWRMTRSLFLVFASFITFASTLTLAYNIVSYRAAEGAWLGGLRASHRLLESSSGFHGAAMVLFAIMMGVVSMGLERDKGTLSVLLGMPYSRRDILSSKAVVSLLQISLPFIANALLMTLLLRTNQGVNFPFGVGAIWSWAVHSVLVLTFVLCVTLLASTVSGKMLGAAFLALVILFFPFGMYALVHVNATQWQTTGLISHGQGLFWHFSDLFSDAANYLTVPLWLIDFPAVVAVNSIVHVDMNVIELVFANSVWSFVVVHPYVLYLLLAGLCLGLYTWAQKWFAGTELNMMMNCWRCPACVGSLA
- a CDS encoding ABC transporter ATP-binding protein, with translation MHVSLKEVAKYFGGHSALDSVSFDVPPGAVFGVVGPNGAGKTTLLKTIMGMLRPSSGSVTVDGRNPQTETAVRAGIGYLAEAQYYYLDFTVSETLCFYRETYPTWQDERSRELCMGFGLSMRAKVKHLSRGQRTQLGVVLALSYVPKLLLLDEPTAGLDPVMRRQFLALLMDEVAQHGTTVLISSHQLSDLERICDYVGVLHQGKLLDVARIEDLKRQVFTVQVVLAEPPTDDFWRQEWMQSVRQHGRIYTVVAQGERDSLASYFAAAKPLALEFIEMPLEDIFIARMGGEGYAFK